In Colletotrichum destructivum chromosome 1, complete sequence, the sequence TGGAGCAGGCGGGGTCGAAAGGCTAGAGGCCGCTGGGGCAGTAGATACCACGGGAGCAACACCGTTATGGCTGCCGCTGACGGACGTGAGCACGACAGCAAACCTGTCGGTAGCAGTGCCTTGACTGGGGGTCATCCGAAACATCGCCATCTGCTGAGCGGTGTTGGGGTAGACACCGGCGACCTGGCAAGGCAGCTTGGGTATCCGAGGCTGGTCTGAAAACTGTATCCTAGTAGGCGGGCCCTGGGACTGAGCCGGTGGCAGAAGAAACCGGGCTGGATTTGGCGCGGTGAGAATGCTGTTCGTAAAGGGAGGCATTGAGTATGGGAACTGTTGGGAGTTCATGGGAGGCGCAgtcggctgcggctgctgctgctgcagttgctgttgctgttgctcctGAGGCATGATACTATGGGGTCTGGGGAGCAGGTTCGGCAGGTAGGTTGGCACCTGCGTGATACTCTGTGCCTGGACGGGGATCTGGGGTTGGCTATAGGTCTGGTTGCCATTCTGCTGTTGGCCGTTGTTGTGATCAGGACCGCCATGCTGAGATTGTTTGTGGATCTGGCTCTGGCCGCTGCATTGAGGCTCTCCCTGGTTCTGTCCTTGGAAATCTAAATCAGTTAGAGTGAGACGGGATATGAAGTTGGCGAGCAAAGAGATGGAAACCAACACTCGACTAAAGAAACAACATACTTGGAACGGGGACAGGCGTAGCCTCCAGCTTGCTCTGGAATGACTCTATCATTTCATCGGGGAACGTCGAGGCCTTGCGCCAAATTCCAATCAACTTATGCAACTTGTCCTACGGAAGGCAGAGCAGCATCAGTGAGTGTTTCACTGGGTTTAGTTGTACGTCAAGAACAGACAAGCGCCGACGTGTGGGAGTGTGCCACAATATCTTACTCCCATTGTTGCTTTCCAAGTATGAGAGAATGGTGAGAGGGGTGAAAGGCTGCCAGGTAGCATGCAATCGATCCAACGTCAATACTGCTGTAAACAGCGCGGGGTAGGAAATGGCGATGGGGGACACCCTCATATTGTAGAACTTGAAACACACCTTGTGGCCGTCGGGCAAAGCTCGAAGCAGGTCATCGATGAGGTTAGGCATCAGCACCGTCAGTCGATGCGCGCCAGCACCGCAAGTGCCATCTGCGGCATTCTCATCGTAGACTTGCTGACGGCTTCTAGCCTGCGCAAGCCACTTACGGATCACTGAGTCTATAACATATAGAACGCCGAGCTTGTAAGGAGGAGTTGCTATCGTGAAGTAGGTGAACAGCTTCTGGACGAGGGCCGACTCATACTGCAGAATGGGGAAAAAACACAGGTTAGTCAAATTTACCAGGCGATTCAAGATGGGACGGCGTGTCGAATATCGTATCGTAACGTCGCGCACCCACTTATGGGCACCCCCCCCATCTGGGCACCCCACTTACCACCTATTTACACTAAAAGTGCTACTTTCTACCCTACTATTATAATACTAGtaataatagctataaaGAAGGTAGAGTATTTAATAAGTAGAGATTTActtaaagttttagaaaaTATAGTATTTAAATACTTTAATATACTATTTGCTTAGTAATAAGCATATTAGTGTAACTATTAAGTTTTATATAGAATTTAAAGCAAATTTTATATTAATATACTTACTATAAGAAAATAATTATAATTAATCTACTTTaatataataatatatatagctatagtatatatataaaagCAC encodes:
- a CDS encoding Putative CID domain-containing protein is translated as MPNLIDDLLRALPDGHKDKLHKLIGIWRKASTFPDEMIESFQSKLEATPVPVPRQNQGEPQCSGQSQIHKQSQHGGPDHNNGQQQNGNQTYSQPQIPVQAQSITQVPTYLPNLLPRPHSIMPQEQQQQQLQQQQPQPTAPPMNSQQFPYSMPPFTNSILTAPNPARFLLPPAQSQGPPTRIQFSDQPRIPKLPCQVAGVYPNTAQQMAMFRMTPSQGTATDRFAVVLTSVSGSHNGVAPVVSTAPAASSLSTPPAPAITAVQNHYISGQGHGGSAQPNDNLDQHRYDNRARFGWPSRRDSRVKRRGSKHRQRNLPLSRDGSRSNGSRHGSNDKRVELDRSLSAGHIKSLSRSLLSRSMQTRWSVGFGPRDASDYGNNSRPIVPGLVVEAPDIEHGVSVSPKAISRRMQRGKSGNDGPRSVPGGLDACHDDPGRRSRNRGNRRGNPSDGEKDSVTNGQPPPQPFPLGIGTLHNDMTTHNRASRSRPPRATISRSILSLP